In a single window of the Miscanthus floridulus cultivar M001 unplaced genomic scaffold, ASM1932011v1 fs_301_3, whole genome shotgun sequence genome:
- the LOC136531200 gene encoding protein Rf1, mitochondrial-like, producing MPSRARISSAVFTTAASSSPSTRAPHLALAVATARVLSGTFRPEEAHHLFDELLHQATPVPERALNGFLSALARAPSSAACRDGPALAVALFNRASRADGPQVLSPTVCTYGILMDCCTRAHHPELTLAFFGQVLKTGLGVNTIMITNLLKGLCEAKRTYEALDILLHRMPELGCVPDVFSYCILLKSLCNNGKSGQAYELLRMMAERKAVCSPDVVAYSTVIDGFFKAGDVAKACDLFNEMVQRGISPNLVTYNSVVHALCKARAVDKAEAILRQMVDKGVLPNNTTYSNLIYGYSSMGQWKEAVRVFKEMTSRGILPDVVTLNSLMASLCKHGKIKDARDVFDSMTMKGQKPDIFSYQIMLNGYATKGCLVDMADLFNLMLGDSIAPDIHIFSVLIKAYANCGMLDRATIIFNEMREQGVKPDVVSYYCLIQGFCIHGGLLKAKELALEMMTKGMHPDIVFFSLIINNLCKVGRVMDAQDIFDFTVSIGLHPTVMVYSTLMDGYCLVGKMEKALEVFDAMMSAGIQPNVVVYGTLVNGYCKVGRIDEGLRLFREILHKGIKPSTSLYNIILHGLFQAGRTVPAKVKFHEMTESGIAMDTYTYSIILGGLFKNSCSDEAILLFKELHAMNVKVDITTLNIMIAGLFQIRRVEEAKDLFASISGNGLIPCVVTYTVTMTNLIKEGLVEEADDMFSSMENAGCEANSRLLNHVVRELLEKNEIVRAGTYLSKIDERNFSLEHSTTTLMIDLFSSKGTCREHIRFLPAKYHFLAC from the coding sequence ATGCCGTCTCGTGCCCGCATCTCCTCCGCCGTCTtcaccaccgccgcttcctcctcGCCGTCGACGCGCGCTCCCCACCTCGCCCTCGCCGTCGCCACGGCGCGGGTCCTGTCAGGGACGTTCCGCCCAGAGGAGGCACACCACCTGTTTGACGAATTGCTGCATCAAGCCACCCCCGTCCCCGAGCGCGCGCTGAACGGGTTCCTCTCCGCGCTCGCGCGTGCGCCGTCCTCCGCCGCCTGCAGAGATGGTCCTGCCCTTGCCGTCGCTCTCTTCAACCGCGCGTCTCGAGCTGACGGCCCGCAGGTGCTGTCCCCTACAGTCTGCACCTATGGCATCCTCATGGACTGCTGCACCCGCGCGCACCACCCGGAGCTAACGCTGGCCTTCTTCGGCCAGGTTCTCAAGACAGGCTTGGGCGTCAATACCATCATGATCACCAACCTTCTCAAGGGCCTTTGTGAAGCAAAGCGGACATACGAGGCTCTGGACATCCTTCTCCACAGAATGCCTGAGTTGGGCTGTGTGCCTGATGTTTTCTCGTACTGCATACTTCTGAAGAGCCTCTGCAACAACGGAAAGAGTGGTCAGGCATATGAATTGCTACGAATGATGGCTGAAAGGAAAGCTGTCTGCTCGCCCGACGTGGTTGCGTATAGTACGGTCATCGATGGCTTCTTTAAGGCGGGCGATGTTGCTAAAGCATGTGATCTATTCAATGAAATGGTACAGCGGGGAATTTCGCCTAATTTAGTGACTTATAACTCCGTTGTTCATGCACTGTGTAAGGCAAGAGCAGTGGACAAGGCAGAGGCTATCCTTCGACAAATGGTTGATAAAGGTGTTCTGCCAAATAACACGACGTATAGCAACTTGATCTATGGATATTCCTCTATGGGTCAATGGAAGGAGGCAGTGAGGGTATTTAAAGAAATGACAAGTCGAGGCATCCTACCAGATGTTGTTACTTTGAACTCGTTAATGGCTTCCCTTTGCAAGCATGGAAAAATCAAGGATGCTAGAGATGTTTTTGACTCAATGACAATGAAGGGCCAAAAACCTGATATTTTCTCCTACCAAATTATGCTCAACGGGTACGCTACTAAAGGATGCCTAGTTGATATGGCAGATCTCTTCAATTTGATGCTTGGAGACAGTATTGCACCTGACATCCATATTTTCAGTGTGCTGATCAAGGCATACGCTAACTGTGGAATGCTAGATAGGGCTACGATTATCTTCAATGAAATGAGGGAGCAAGGAGTGAAACCTGATGTGGTAAGTTACTATTGCCTGATTCAAGGTTTTTGTATTCATGGTGGTTTGCTGAAAGCCAAGGAATTGGCATTGGAAATGATGACTAAAGGTATGCATCCTGACATTGTTTTCTTCAGTTTGATAATAAACAACCTTTGCAAAGTGGGAAGGGTAATGGACGCACAAGATATTTTTGACTTTACTGTAAGTATTGGTCTGCATCCTACTGTTATGGTGTATAGTACGCTGATGGATGGGTACTGTCTAGTTGGCAAGATGGAGAAAGCATTAGAAGTATTTGATGCTATGATGTCAGCTGGCATTCAACCAAATGTTGTGGTGTACGGTACACTCGTTAATGGCTATTGTAAAGTTGGGAGGATCGATGAAGGGTTGAGACTTTTCAGAGAAATTTTGCATAAGGGAATAAAGCCTTCAACTAGTTTATACAACATCATACTTCATGGGTTATTTCAGGCTGGGAGAACAGTTCCTGCAAAGGTGAAATTTCATGAAATGACTGAAAGTGGAATCGCAATGGATACATATACTTACAGCATAATTCTTGGTGGACTTTTTAAAAACAGCTGCTCCGATGAAGCAATCTTGCTTTTCAAAGAACTACATGCAATGAATGTAAAGGTTGATATCACAACTCTCAATATCATGATAGCTGGACTGTTTCAAATCAGGAGAGTTGAAGAAGCCAAGGATCTGTTTGCTTCAATCTCAGGAAATGGACTGATACCTTGTGTTGTAACTTACACTGTAACGATGACAAATCTTATAAAAGAAGGATTGGTGGAAGAGGCAGACGATATGTTTTCATCCATGGAGAATGCTGGCTGTGAGGCGAATTCTCGATTGCTGAATCATGTGGTTAGAGAATTACTAGAGAAAAATGAAATAGTCAGGGCTGGAACTTACCTGTCCAAAATTGATGAGAGGAATTTCTCACTTGAACATTCAACCACAACGTTGATGATTGATCTCTTCTCAAGCAAAGGGACTTGTCGGGAACACATAAGATTTCTCCCTGCaaagtatcattttcttgcgTGTTGA